From the Halalkalicoccus sp. CGA53 genome, one window contains:
- a CDS encoding terminase large subunit domain-containing protein encodes MATEREVRGELEKLRSNRPDSPDLEISVDWDECAPEERPEGISWELTDDTLTLTYDLWSAQRECLDTLDSRDHDIVAFLAGYGTGKSVLGARWLLAHALSYSGSRFLAMGVDFQKARETTFRKLFEQLPGDRTALTTSSFNGPETSPIVADYNRQEHRLTLVNDSTITLGSADQYSRYAGAEFGAVWLDEPSHYGDELHDLLGMITTRLRGVDGPKTQLWTLTGEGYNAAWEILEQRQDADGDPIGLDIEVVRASVLDNPYLNSGDIDRFRRKFEGTAKETQALHGGFAAATGLVYSNFRRDTHVIPHREAVERVDTGWRVYGYDSGWNNPRVLLEIGKTSSNQLVVLDEFRERESHVEDVIDWLEEGEKPTGTIVCDHDPDELDRFNRAGYQAERASKSLDEGIAEVRRRLEADGNLEIGSPSSRKQARVYGTSAWTSGSPSPNELRRRRDYKNPPNEEPEPSPAVGLMISETCQNLVREFLGYKEDHVGKADANDHCLDALRYACMAVKT; translated from the coding sequence ATGGCGACTGAACGGGAAGTAAGAGGTGAGTTAGAGAAACTCCGCTCGAACCGTCCGGACTCACCTGACCTCGAGATATCCGTCGATTGGGACGAATGCGCTCCGGAAGAGCGCCCGGAGGGCATCTCCTGGGAGCTCACCGACGATACATTAACACTCACCTATGATCTCTGGAGTGCTCAGCGTGAGTGTTTAGATACGCTCGACAGTAGAGACCACGACATCGTAGCCTTTCTCGCCGGATATGGGACCGGAAAGTCAGTCCTCGGTGCAAGATGGCTACTCGCCCATGCTCTTTCGTATTCAGGGAGTCGATTTCTCGCGATGGGCGTCGATTTCCAAAAGGCCAGAGAGACGACGTTCAGGAAGCTGTTCGAACAGCTCCCCGGTGACCGAACTGCTCTGACGACATCGTCGTTCAACGGTCCGGAGACCAGCCCGATCGTCGCGGACTACAACCGCCAGGAGCATCGGCTCACGCTCGTGAACGACTCGACGATCACGCTCGGCAGTGCAGATCAGTACTCGCGGTACGCCGGTGCGGAGTTCGGTGCTGTCTGGCTCGACGAGCCAAGTCACTACGGTGATGAACTCCACGACCTCCTCGGGATGATCACGACGCGCCTCCGAGGAGTCGATGGACCGAAAACGCAGCTATGGACACTCACGGGCGAGGGCTACAACGCGGCGTGGGAGATCCTCGAACAGCGCCAGGATGCAGACGGAGATCCGATCGGCCTCGATATCGAGGTGGTAAGAGCATCGGTCCTCGACAACCCATACCTGAACTCCGGCGATATCGATCGATTCAGGCGGAAGTTTGAGGGAACGGCGAAGGAAACACAGGCCCTGCACGGAGGGTTCGCTGCAGCGACGGGGTTAGTTTACTCGAACTTTCGTCGAGATACACACGTAATCCCACATCGAGAGGCAGTAGAACGCGTCGATACTGGCTGGCGAGTCTACGGGTACGACTCCGGGTGGAACAACCCTCGCGTGCTCCTCGAAATCGGGAAAACCTCTTCGAACCAACTCGTCGTCTTAGACGAGTTCCGGGAACGTGAATCTCACGTCGAAGACGTCATCGATTGGCTCGAAGAAGGCGAAAAACCGACCGGAACGATCGTCTGCGATCACGATCCCGACGAGCTCGACAGATTCAACCGCGCGGGATACCAAGCGGAACGAGCGTCTAAGTCACTCGACGAAGGAATAGCCGAAGTCAGACGCCGGTTGGAAGCCGATGGTAACCTGGAAATCGGCTCTCCCAGCAGCCGTAAACAGGCACGCGTGTACGGCACTTCCGCTTGGACGTCTGGATCTCCGAGTCCCAACGAACTCCGTCGCAGGCGTGATTACAAGAATCCACCTAACGAGGAACCCGAGCCTTCGCCCGCTGTCGGATTGATGATATCGGAAACATGTCAGAACCTCGTTCGTGAGTTCCTCGGCTATAAGGAAGACCACGTCGGGAAAGCCGACGCGAACGACCACTGCTTGGATGCTCTTCGATATGCGTGCATGGCTGTGAAAACCTAG